One region of Clostridiales bacterium genomic DNA includes:
- a CDS encoding GNAT family N-acetyltransferase produces the protein MDTRMIRTATLADLDAVAAVEAACFPAAEAATREELAGRLAHYGDHFWLMFDGGTLIAFVDGMVTDRTDLTDDLYADAALHDAHGAWQMIFGVNTLPDYRRHGYAGQLIERAIADARAQGRRGLVLTCKDRLVHYYAKFGFVSEGVSSSTHGGVVWYQMRLTF, from the coding sequence ATGGATACTAGGATGATTCGCACGGCGACCCTCGCCGACCTCGACGCCGTGGCGGCGGTGGAGGCAGCGTGCTTCCCGGCGGCGGAGGCCGCGACGCGGGAGGAGCTCGCAGGCCGGCTGGCGCACTATGGCGACCACTTCTGGCTGATGTTTGACGGCGGCACGCTCATCGCGTTCGTGGACGGCATGGTCACGGACCGCACCGACCTCACGGACGACCTCTACGCGGACGCCGCGCTGCACGACGCGCACGGCGCGTGGCAGATGATCTTCGGCGTGAACACGCTGCCAGACTACCGCCGGCACGGCTATGCGGGACAGCTCATCGAGCGCGCCATCGCCGACGCGCGCGCGCAGGGCCGCCGCGGCCTCGTGCTCACGTGCAAGGACCGGCTCGTGCACTACTACGCGAAGTTCGGCTTCGTGAGCGAGGGCGTGTCGAGCTCTACCCACGGCGGCGTCGTCTGGTATCAGATGCGCCTGACGTTCTGA